From Streptomyces sp. TLI_053, a single genomic window includes:
- a CDS encoding aminopeptidase P family protein, translated as MTLRQTGLNTGSHDLPVSAALNAFMGTSWAPTPLPAENRVPGYAVTPGRRTRLSAAFPGERLIVPAGRLKVRSNDVDHRFRPHSAYAWLTGLTGEDQVGHVLVLEPTGPDGHEPVLYLRPRSPRGGDPVRGAEFFRDRRYGEFWVGRRPDLDEAARLTGVRVEHLDELDKLLAGPRPATRVLAGVDPEVDTATGRPGPAELADADGLFAAVLSELRLVKDIWEVEQLQLSVDHTVLGFEDVVRALPAALRHHRGERWIEGVFNLRARAEGNGVGYETIAAAGAHACVLHWIRNDGALDPNALLLLDAGVETDTLYTADITRTLPLSGTFTPVQRQAYELVLAAQQAGIDTLRPGARFRDFHAAAARVIAEGLADWGVLPVSAEEALAEDSGLYRRYTLCGTGHMLGLDVHDCARARAETYLDGVLEEGHVLTVEPGLYLQPDDETLPAELRGLGIRIEDDLVITADGARLMSGALPRSVPAVESWMAGLLG; from the coding sequence GTGACCCTCCGTCAGACCGGCCTCAACACCGGCAGCCACGACCTCCCGGTGTCGGCGGCGCTCAACGCCTTCATGGGCACCTCCTGGGCCCCCACCCCGCTCCCGGCCGAGAACCGCGTCCCCGGCTACGCCGTCACCCCCGGCCGGCGCACCCGGCTCTCCGCGGCCTTCCCCGGCGAGCGCCTGATCGTCCCGGCCGGCCGGCTCAAGGTCCGCAGCAACGACGTCGACCACCGCTTCCGCCCGCACAGCGCCTACGCCTGGCTCACCGGCCTCACCGGCGAGGACCAGGTCGGCCACGTGCTCGTCCTGGAACCGACCGGCCCCGACGGCCACGAGCCCGTCCTCTACCTGCGCCCCCGCTCCCCCCGCGGCGGCGACCCGGTGCGCGGCGCCGAGTTCTTCCGCGACCGCCGCTACGGCGAGTTCTGGGTCGGCCGCCGACCCGACCTCGACGAGGCCGCCCGGCTCACCGGCGTGCGCGTCGAGCACCTCGACGAGCTGGACAAGCTGCTCGCCGGACCGCGGCCCGCCACCCGGGTGCTGGCCGGCGTCGACCCCGAGGTCGACACCGCCACCGGCCGCCCCGGCCCCGCCGAACTCGCCGACGCCGACGGCCTGTTCGCCGCCGTGCTGTCCGAGCTGCGGCTGGTCAAGGACATCTGGGAGGTGGAGCAGCTCCAGCTCTCCGTCGACCACACCGTGCTCGGCTTCGAGGACGTCGTCCGCGCCCTGCCCGCCGCCCTGCGCCACCACCGCGGCGAGCGCTGGATCGAGGGCGTGTTCAACCTCCGCGCCCGCGCCGAGGGCAACGGCGTCGGCTACGAGACCATCGCCGCCGCCGGCGCCCACGCCTGCGTCCTGCACTGGATCCGCAACGACGGCGCGCTCGACCCGAACGCCCTGCTGCTGCTGGACGCCGGCGTCGAGACCGACACCCTCTACACCGCCGACATCACCCGCACCCTCCCGCTGAGCGGCACCTTCACGCCCGTCCAGCGCCAGGCCTACGAGCTGGTGCTCGCCGCCCAGCAGGCCGGCATCGACACGCTGCGCCCAGGTGCCCGCTTCCGCGACTTCCACGCCGCGGCCGCCCGGGTCATCGCCGAGGGCCTCGCCGACTGGGGCGTCCTGCCCGTCTCCGCCGAGGAGGCGCTCGCCGAGGACAGCGGCCTCTACCGCCGCTACACCCTCTGCGGCACCGGCCACATGCTCGGCCTCGACGTGCACGACTGCGCCCGGGCCCGCGCCGAGACCTACCTGGACGGCGTCCTCGAGGAGGGCCACGTGCTCACCGTGGAGCCCGGCCTCTACCTCCAGCCCGACGACGAGACCCTTCCCGCCGAGCTGCGCGGCCTCGGCATCCGGATCGAGGACGACCTCGTCATCACCGCCGACGGCGCCCGGCTGATGTCCGGCGCGCTGCCGCGCAGCGTCCCGGCCGTCGAGTCCTGGATGGCCGGACTGCTCGGCTGA
- a CDS encoding sensor histidine kinase — protein MATDRPRTTPVARVLRVCLHLLVAGLLALAVVRAVAGHDGDPAAVTAAAGATAAVYAAGPLIGAVGRSRRAAALWLALLGVTWAGVLVATPDGVWLAFPLYFLELHLLGRRSGVAAVGLTAVAAIVAYSAHQHTVGVAPAIGPLLGAAFAVATVFGYQALYRESEERRRLIDELTAARADLATAHHAAGVLAERERLAREIHDTLAQGLTSIQLLLRAAQRALPERTETAGEYVEQARQAAQDNLDEARRFVRALTPPALEGDTLPVALERLCATTSVRGGLPVRLQVSGERVPLPVPHEVALLRIAQSALGNTVRHAGAGHAEVTLSFMPGEVALDVVDDGAGFDPEAVRTRAAGGGDGGYGLPSMRARARALGGTFAVESAPGEGTVLAVLLPVPGEESS, from the coding sequence ATGGCGACCGATCGACCCCGAACCACCCCCGTCGCCCGCGTGCTCCGGGTCTGTCTGCACCTGCTGGTGGCGGGCCTGCTCGCGCTCGCCGTGGTCCGGGCCGTGGCCGGGCACGACGGCGATCCGGCGGCGGTCACCGCCGCGGCCGGCGCGACGGCCGCCGTCTACGCGGCCGGTCCGCTGATCGGCGCCGTCGGCCGCTCCCGGCGGGCCGCCGCGCTCTGGCTGGCGCTGCTCGGGGTCACCTGGGCGGGTGTGCTGGTCGCCACCCCGGACGGGGTCTGGCTGGCGTTCCCGCTGTACTTCCTGGAACTGCACCTGCTCGGCCGGCGGTCCGGGGTGGCCGCGGTCGGGCTCACCGCCGTCGCGGCGATCGTCGCCTACTCGGCCCATCAGCACACCGTCGGCGTCGCGCCGGCGATCGGTCCGCTGCTGGGGGCCGCCTTCGCCGTCGCGACCGTGTTCGGCTACCAGGCCCTCTACCGGGAGAGCGAGGAGCGCCGGCGGCTCATCGACGAGCTGACGGCCGCCCGCGCCGACCTCGCGACCGCCCACCACGCGGCCGGGGTGCTCGCCGAGCGGGAGCGGCTGGCCCGGGAGATCCACGACACCCTGGCGCAGGGCCTCACCAGCATCCAGCTGCTGCTGCGGGCCGCGCAGCGTGCGCTGCCGGAGCGGACGGAGACCGCCGGCGAGTACGTGGAGCAGGCCCGGCAGGCCGCGCAGGACAACCTCGACGAGGCCCGCCGTTTCGTGCGTGCGCTCACTCCGCCGGCGCTGGAGGGCGACACCCTGCCGGTGGCGCTGGAGCGGCTGTGCGCGACCACGTCGGTGCGCGGCGGCCTGCCGGTGCGGCTGCAGGTGTCCGGGGAGCGGGTCCCGCTGCCGGTGCCGCACGAGGTGGCGCTGCTGCGGATCGCGCAGTCCGCGCTCGGCAACACGGTGCGGCACGCCGGAGCGGGCCACGCCGAGGTGACCCTCAGCTTCATGCCGGGCGAGGTGGCGCTGGACGTGGTGGACGACGGTGCGGGGTTCGACCCGGAGGCCGTGCGGACGCGGGCCGCCGGCGGCGGGGACGGCGGTTACGGGCTGCCGTCGATGCGGGCCCGGGCGCGGGCGCTGGGCGGGACCTTCGCGGTGGAGTCCGCGCCGGGGGAGGGCACCGTGCTCGCGGTGCTGCTGCCGGTGCCCGGGGAGGAGTCGTCGTGA
- a CDS encoding nitronate monooxygenase: MAVRLDELAVPVLGAPMAGGATTPELVAAVNAAGGLGFLAAGYRSAAATAEQIGLTRKVTDRPFGVNLFVPAPPGDPAAVAAYRERLRPEAERHGVVLPEAIGPDRDDWDAKVAVLLADPVAVVSYTFGLPAAEEARALRAAGVFQVGTVTTPEEARRAEAAGMDALCVQGPEAGGHRATHAVADRPGDVPLLELLAGVRSVTGLPLVAAGGLSDGASVAAALRAGAVAVQLGTALLRADEAGTSAAHRAALTEFEATAVTRAFTGRPARGLRNAFIDRYGPYAPAAYPEVHHLTQPLRAAAAGRGDTGAMHLWAGTGHRAARGGPAAGIVARLWEEARAAGR, from the coding sequence ATGGCCGTCCGACTCGACGAACTCGCCGTGCCCGTGCTCGGCGCACCGATGGCCGGCGGGGCGACCACGCCGGAGCTGGTGGCCGCGGTGAACGCGGCCGGCGGGCTGGGCTTCCTGGCCGCCGGCTACCGGAGCGCCGCCGCCACGGCCGAACAGATCGGGCTGACCCGGAAGGTGACGGACCGTCCGTTCGGGGTGAACCTCTTCGTGCCGGCCCCGCCCGGTGACCCGGCCGCGGTGGCCGCCTACCGGGAGCGGCTGCGGCCCGAGGCGGAGCGGCACGGGGTCGTGCTGCCGGAGGCGATCGGGCCGGACCGGGACGACTGGGACGCCAAGGTCGCCGTGCTGCTCGCCGACCCGGTCGCGGTGGTCTCGTACACCTTCGGGCTGCCCGCCGCCGAGGAGGCGCGGGCGCTGCGGGCGGCGGGGGTGTTCCAGGTGGGCACGGTGACCACGCCGGAGGAGGCCCGGCGGGCCGAGGCGGCCGGGATGGACGCGTTGTGCGTGCAGGGCCCGGAGGCGGGCGGCCACCGGGCCACCCACGCGGTCGCGGACCGGCCGGGGGACGTCCCGCTGCTGGAACTGCTGGCCGGGGTGCGCTCGGTGACGGGGCTGCCGCTGGTCGCGGCGGGCGGGCTGTCCGACGGGGCGTCGGTGGCGGCCGCGCTGCGGGCCGGGGCGGTGGCGGTCCAGCTGGGGACGGCGCTGCTGCGGGCGGACGAGGCGGGCACGTCGGCGGCGCACCGGGCGGCGCTGACGGAGTTCGAGGCGACGGCGGTGACCCGGGCGTTCACCGGGCGCCCGGCGCGGGGGCTGCGGAACGCGTTCATCGACCGGTACGGGCCGTACGCGCCCGCCGCCTATCCGGAGGTGCACCACCTGACCCAGCCGCTGCGCGCGGCGGCGGCCGGGCGCGGTGACACCGGGGCGATGCACCTGTGGGCCGGGACGGGCCACCGGGCGGCGCGCGGCGGCCCGGCGGCGGGGATCGTGGCCCGCCTGTGGGAGGAGGCCCGGGCCGCCGGGCGGTGA
- a CDS encoding response regulator transcription factor, with translation MTGSVIRLLLADDHPVVRAGLRAVLESEPDFAIVAEAATAERAVELAAEVAVDVVLMDLQFGPGAAMNGAQATAAITARGAGAPRVLVVTTYDTDADTLPALEAGATGYLLKDAPPEELARAVRSAAAGRPALAPTVADRLLERMRTPAAALSARETEVLGLVADGLTNQAIGGRLHLSLATVKSHLVHIYTKLGVESRTAAVREARARGLIRRGG, from the coding sequence GTGACGGGGTCCGTGATCCGGCTGCTGCTGGCCGACGACCACCCGGTGGTCCGGGCCGGGCTGCGCGCCGTGCTGGAGAGCGAGCCGGACTTCGCGATCGTCGCGGAGGCCGCCACGGCCGAGCGCGCGGTGGAGCTGGCGGCCGAGGTGGCGGTGGACGTGGTGCTGATGGACCTGCAGTTCGGGCCGGGGGCGGCGATGAACGGGGCGCAGGCCACGGCGGCGATCACGGCCCGGGGCGCGGGGGCGCCGAGGGTCCTGGTGGTGACCACCTACGACACGGACGCGGACACGCTGCCGGCGCTGGAGGCCGGGGCCACCGGGTACCTGCTGAAGGACGCGCCGCCGGAGGAGCTGGCCCGGGCGGTGCGGTCGGCGGCGGCGGGCCGGCCGGCGCTGGCGCCCACGGTGGCGGACCGGCTGCTGGAGCGGATGCGGACGCCGGCGGCGGCGCTGAGCGCGCGGGAGACCGAGGTGCTGGGGCTGGTCGCGGACGGGCTGACCAACCAGGCGATCGGCGGGCGGCTGCACCTCAGCCTCGCCACGGTGAAGTCGCATCTGGTGCACATCTACACCAAGTTGGGTGTGGAGTCGCGGACGGCGGCGGTGCGGGAGGCGCGGGCGCGGGGGCTGATCCGGCGCGGAGGGTGA
- a CDS encoding ABC transporter permease — protein MSTTTTEPAAAPVAAAGPAKASGRGPWRLVWDQLWAKGSARFGLVMVVLLVLMAVLAGPLSALGGWNAEEFDKRSVDAYLGGLPKGDFGGVGARHWFGVEPATGRDLFARVLHGGQVSLLIAFVATAVVVIAGTLAGIAAGYFGGRVDSLLSRLMDLTMSFPSLIFMIAMMSVAKDVNRILLMTVVIGLFGWPGVARVVRGQTLSLKHREYVEAAKVGGARSWRILTREILPNVSGPIIAYTTLLIPGMIATEAALSYLGVGVRPPTPSWGQMIAESIVFYETDPTYFLIPTVFLFVAVLAFTLLGDALRDILDPKGGRS, from the coding sequence ATGAGCACCACTACGACTGAGCCCGCCGCCGCGCCCGTCGCGGCGGCGGGCCCCGCGAAAGCCTCCGGGCGCGGGCCCTGGCGGCTGGTCTGGGACCAGCTGTGGGCCAAGGGCTCCGCCCGCTTCGGCCTGGTCATGGTCGTCCTCCTCGTCCTGATGGCCGTGCTGGCCGGGCCGCTGAGCGCGCTCGGCGGCTGGAACGCCGAGGAGTTCGACAAGCGCTCCGTCGACGCCTACCTGGGCGGCCTGCCCAAGGGCGACTTCGGCGGCGTCGGCGCCCGGCACTGGTTCGGCGTCGAGCCGGCCACCGGCCGCGACCTGTTCGCCCGGGTCCTGCACGGCGGCCAGGTGTCGCTGCTGATCGCGTTCGTCGCCACCGCCGTCGTCGTGATCGCCGGCACCCTGGCCGGCATCGCGGCCGGCTACTTCGGCGGCCGCGTCGACAGCCTGCTGTCCCGGCTGATGGACCTCACGATGTCGTTCCCATCGCTGATCTTCATGATCGCGATGATGTCGGTGGCCAAGGACGTCAACCGGATCCTGCTGATGACCGTGGTCATCGGCCTGTTCGGCTGGCCCGGCGTGGCCCGCGTCGTCCGCGGCCAGACCCTCTCGCTCAAGCACCGCGAGTACGTCGAGGCGGCCAAGGTCGGCGGCGCCCGGTCCTGGCGCATCCTCACCCGGGAGATCCTGCCCAACGTCTCCGGGCCGATCATCGCGTACACCACGCTGCTGATCCCCGGCATGATCGCCACCGAGGCCGCGCTCTCCTACCTCGGCGTGGGCGTCCGGCCGCCGACCCCCTCCTGGGGGCAGATGATCGCCGAGTCGATCGTCTTCTACGAGACCGACCCGACGTACTTCCTCATCCCGACGGTCTTCCTGTTCGTCGCCGTCCTCGCCTTCACCCTGCTCGGCGACGCGCTGCGCGACATCCTCGACCCGAAGGGAGGACGGTCGTGA
- a CDS encoding ABC transporter permease, translating into MFVAWRDLGFAKGRFALMGTVVVLITVLVGLLSGLTAGLGRQNTSAVTGLPADHLAFGRPADGRKLSFTDSQVTPEQWQGWARTPGVTDAQPLGIATTKAAAGPRTAALSVFGLPDGSALAPRGDSLAPGRAVLSRTAAEDLGGLRPGDAFTVAGLPLTVAAVAGDASYSHTPVVWTTLADWQRAAPGGAGHATVVALTTTKGADLAAADTALGTETRDRDGALAAIGSYTSENGSLQLMRGFLFAISALVIGAFFTVWTIQRSGDIAVLKALGASTRYLLRDALGQAVLLLLLGTAVGTAVAVGVGALLGSAVPFVLDAPTVLLPAAVMIALGAVGAALSVRRITSVDPLTALGSAR; encoded by the coding sequence GTGTTCGTCGCCTGGAGGGATCTGGGGTTCGCCAAGGGGCGGTTCGCCCTGATGGGAACCGTCGTCGTGCTGATCACCGTGCTGGTCGGCCTGCTGTCGGGGCTGACCGCCGGGCTCGGCCGGCAGAACACCTCGGCCGTCACCGGCCTGCCCGCCGACCACCTGGCCTTCGGCCGGCCCGCCGACGGCCGGAAGCTGTCGTTCACCGACTCCCAGGTCACCCCCGAGCAGTGGCAGGGGTGGGCCCGCACCCCCGGCGTGACCGACGCGCAGCCGCTCGGCATCGCCACCACCAAGGCCGCGGCCGGGCCGCGCACCGCCGCCCTCTCCGTCTTCGGCCTCCCCGACGGCTCCGCACTGGCCCCGCGGGGCGACTCCCTCGCCCCGGGCCGGGCCGTGCTGTCGCGGACCGCCGCCGAGGACCTCGGCGGGCTGCGCCCCGGCGACGCCTTCACCGTCGCGGGCCTGCCGCTGACCGTCGCGGCCGTCGCCGGGGACGCCTCCTACAGCCACACGCCGGTGGTCTGGACGACCCTGGCCGACTGGCAGCGGGCCGCCCCCGGCGGCGCCGGGCACGCCACCGTGGTCGCGCTGACCACCACGAAGGGCGCCGACCTGGCCGCCGCCGACACCGCCCTCGGCACCGAGACCCGCGACCGCGACGGCGCGCTCGCCGCGATCGGCTCCTACACCTCGGAGAACGGCTCGCTGCAGCTGATGCGCGGCTTCCTGTTCGCCATCTCGGCGCTGGTGATCGGCGCCTTCTTCACGGTCTGGACGATCCAGCGCAGCGGCGACATCGCCGTCCTCAAGGCCCTCGGCGCCTCCACCCGCTACCTGTTGCGCGACGCCCTCGGCCAGGCCGTCCTGCTGCTGCTCCTGGGCACCGCGGTCGGCACGGCCGTCGCGGTCGGCGTCGGCGCGCTGCTCGGCTCCGCCGTCCCGTTCGTGCTGGACGCCCCGACGGTGCTGCTGCCCGCCGCCGTCATGATCGCGCTCGGCGCGGTCGGCGCGGCCCTGTCCGTCCGCCGCATCACCTCCGTCGACCCGCTGACCGCCCTGGGGAGTGCCCGATGA
- a CDS encoding ABC transporter substrate-binding protein: protein MNRRTQTALAAAIAAALTLGLGACGSKDKGDDGSGDTAAASSTKGPGADSGTIVGGTPVKGGTLTVLTNQDFAHLDPARNWTLPQMDFGTRLIYRTLVTFKAEPGDAGNQIVPDLATDTGRPSDGGKTWSFTLREGLKYEDGSPIKSSDIKYNVERSFSPDLTGGPDYAAQYLAGGENYKGPLTGEHLASIETPDDRTIVFRLKRPVAEFAYTATLPTFAPVPPAQEKGTQYDMRPFSSGPYKIESYDRGKQLVLVRNTNWDPSSDPIRKAYPDKIVVTQGLKGGQVDDRIIASDGADASAIEMPWMRPESVAKVLPKADVKARMVAERTGCTDSLYLNTSKAPFDDPKVREAVMWAVDREAQVTAFGGPAIADVATSFLPPSLTGGVKADPLKIPAAGDPAKAKDLLKAAGKTDLKVSLTVSLGDKTRGEAIQQSLSKAGITVTVNTVDPSAFTDTLGDAKAAPELTINGWCPDYPSGATFLPFLFDGRTIKDKGNQGNYSQFRDQATMDEMDRIAALPDVNEANEAWKKLDEALLQKAPAVPLMWQRRALLVGTNVAGAFGAPGYAGMIDMATIGLKDPAKSQG, encoded by the coding sequence ATGAACAGGCGTACCCAGACCGCCCTCGCGGCGGCCATCGCGGCGGCACTCACCCTCGGGCTCGGCGCCTGCGGAAGCAAGGACAAGGGCGACGACGGCTCCGGCGACACCGCTGCCGCCAGTTCCACCAAGGGGCCCGGTGCCGACAGCGGCACGATCGTGGGCGGCACCCCGGTCAAGGGCGGCACCCTGACGGTGCTGACCAACCAGGACTTCGCCCACCTCGACCCGGCCCGCAACTGGACCCTGCCGCAGATGGACTTCGGCACCCGGCTGATCTACCGCACCCTGGTCACCTTCAAGGCCGAGCCCGGTGACGCCGGCAACCAGATCGTCCCCGACCTGGCCACCGACACCGGCCGTCCGTCCGACGGCGGCAAGACCTGGTCCTTCACCCTGCGCGAGGGGCTGAAGTACGAGGACGGCTCGCCGATCAAGTCGTCCGACATCAAGTACAACGTCGAGCGCTCGTTCTCCCCGGACCTCACCGGCGGCCCCGACTACGCGGCCCAGTACCTGGCCGGCGGCGAGAACTACAAGGGCCCGCTGACCGGCGAGCACCTGGCGAGCATCGAGACGCCGGACGACCGGACCATCGTCTTCCGGCTCAAGCGCCCGGTCGCCGAGTTCGCCTACACCGCGACCCTGCCCACCTTCGCGCCGGTGCCGCCGGCCCAGGAGAAGGGCACCCAGTACGACATGCGGCCGTTCTCCTCCGGCCCGTACAAGATCGAGAGCTACGACCGCGGCAAGCAGCTGGTGCTGGTCCGCAACACCAACTGGGACCCGTCCTCGGACCCGATCCGCAAGGCCTACCCGGACAAGATCGTCGTCACCCAGGGCCTCAAGGGCGGCCAGGTCGACGACCGCATCATCGCCAGCGACGGCGCCGACGCCTCCGCGATCGAGATGCCCTGGATGCGCCCCGAGTCCGTCGCGAAGGTGCTGCCCAAGGCCGACGTCAAGGCCCGGATGGTGGCCGAGCGCACCGGCTGCACCGACAGCCTCTACCTGAACACCTCCAAGGCGCCGTTCGACGACCCGAAGGTCCGCGAGGCCGTCATGTGGGCGGTCGACCGCGAGGCCCAGGTCACCGCCTTCGGCGGCCCCGCGATCGCCGACGTCGCCACCTCCTTCCTGCCGCCGTCGCTGACCGGCGGCGTCAAGGCCGACCCGCTGAAGATCCCGGCCGCCGGCGACCCGGCGAAGGCCAAGGACCTGCTCAAGGCGGCCGGCAAGACCGACCTCAAGGTCTCGCTCACCGTCTCGCTCGGCGACAAGACCCGCGGCGAGGCCATCCAGCAGTCGCTGTCCAAGGCCGGCATCACGGTCACCGTCAACACCGTCGACCCCTCGGCGTTCACCGACACCCTCGGCGACGCCAAGGCCGCGCCCGAGCTGACCATCAACGGCTGGTGCCCGGACTACCCGTCCGGCGCCACCTTCCTGCCCTTCCTGTTCGACGGCCGCACCATCAAGGACAAGGGCAACCAGGGCAACTACAGCCAGTTCCGCGACCAGGCCACCATGGACGAGATGGACCGCATCGCGGCCCTCCCGGACGTGAACGAGGCCAACGAGGCCTGGAAGAAGCTGGACGAGGCGCTGCTGCAGAAGGCCCCGGCCGTCCCGCTCATGTGGCAGCGCCGCGCGCTGCTGGTCGGCACCAACGTGGCCGGTGCCTTCGGCGCCCCGGGTTACGCCGGCATGATCGACATGGCCACGATCGGCCTCAAGGACCCCGCCAAGAGCCAGGGCTGA